Proteins encoded together in one Styela clava chromosome 12, kaStyClav1.hap1.2, whole genome shotgun sequence window:
- the LOC144430677 gene encoding uncharacterized protein LOC144430677 codes for MMDTITTMNTVEYKLNASTLKQTTMKDNEENWQVQLIMFEVISGCILLLSIWILLSLLIYGLKTNSWKSSGKSSLNSGIIFNACIIVVFAALVRFLYTTLIFQMPRIESWLNHCNLVSDVGICTYFASFYAIYLFLFLRQILILRHPAVKDLISKKVEIFSYIAFTIISITIFATFCFYVVSTKYQATPQGCIREASPLTNVYYGTISAFIISQILLTYLSGYTMIRTNLSWTKNTQKKECDIETTSQCPSGTTEATETKKTRLASLMRRMIVGNTDDKLEINPVARTIRHSVISCLIIVVTDIIATAIASLAIPTSTPRSISDTVSNISIFIDIICIVLTFKNGRQILTVFCNGLMNLCSTS; via the coding sequence ATGATGGATACTATTACAACAATGAACACAGTGGAATATAAATTAAACGCTTCTACTTTGAAACAAACAACAATGAaagacaatgaagaaaattgGCAGGTTCAACTTATCATGTTTGAAGTGATCAGTGGATGTATACTTTTATTATCGATCTGGATACTATTGAGTTTACTAATATATGGATTGAAAACAAACAGTTGGAAATCATCAGGAAAATCAAGTCTTAACAGCGGAATCATATTCAATGCCTGTATAATTGTTGTTTTCGCAGCCTTGGTTAGATTTTTGTACACAACACTAATATTTCAAATGCCAAGAATCGAAAGTTGGTTGAATCATTGTAATCTTGTGAGCGACGTTGGAATTTGTACTTATTTTGCATCATTTTAcgcaatatatttgtttttattcctACGACAGATATTGATATTGCGCCATCCCGCAGTAAAAGACTTGATTAgcaaaaaagttgaaatttttagttATATCGCATTCACCATCATATCCATCACCATTTTTGCtacgttttgtttttatgtcgtTTCAACAAAATATCAAGCCACGCCACAAGGATGTATAAGAGAAGCATCACCTCTTACTAATGTGTATTACGGGACAATATCAGCTTTTATCATTTCTCAAATATTACTAACCTATCTTTCTGGATATACTATGATTCGAACAAATTTATCCTGGACGAAAAACACGCAAAAGAAAGAGTGTGACATTGAAACAACAAGTCAATGTCCAAGTGGCACAACGGAAGCGACTGAGACGAAAAAAACAAGACTGGCGTCATTAATGCGTCGTATGATAGTCGGAAACACAGATGATAAGTTAGAAATTAATCCTGTTGCCAGAACGATTCGACATTCAGTGATAAGCTGTTTAATAATCGTTGTTACTGATATTATAGCAACTGCAATTGCATCACTAGCGATTCCAACTTCTACTCCGCGTTCTATTTCAGACACTGTTAGCAATATCAGTATATTCATTGATATAATTTGCATTGTATTAACATTTAAAAATGGACGCCaaattttaacagtgttttgtAATGGGTTGATGAATTTATGCAGCACATCATGA